In Paenibacillus sp. 1781tsa1, one DNA window encodes the following:
- a CDS encoding glycosyltransferase family 4 protein, which translates to MGVVSILTHSFTDGYNREFGRVFGGGLERYILDLCSVIRGLGHIPEVHQLSYFEAFQTRTEQIDVFGYSYDMDNVPEAFDRMAAAARGPVIYASCLWQPITYKPGSLGICHGINWDRPGLPLETKQQVAEHIQLALDGLVRIVSVDSHFQTFCRAACTYTDPRQVVLIPNAVDTSYFIPAPPTRTFEQEQEDEWLAAWKTDLASHEENAGAVISGMKAVESKGGPSGDGAYNGKANGDGGGDTDSDQKREEKGAVDLHLELSKLEKAEVHGESYTVARNHLNSTDWATDIVIAADAEYQVNGSSQGQVEQKTMDVRLTSPRPIRIIYPRRISMERGIIPMMLAADKLLGAFPDLEIEFAGELVEGSTIGRAFRYWHRTHPHAERINQRTYDFRDIREAYHQADIAVIPTIFSEGTSYACLEAMSCGLPVIASNVGGLNDLIQDGFNGLLVPPGEQELTAALVRLVQDRSERERLGIYARETALSYDLARWRSRWSTVLESFLAETGLKEGIRG; encoded by the coding sequence ATGGGCGTGGTGAGTATTCTGACGCATAGCTTCACCGACGGGTATAACCGGGAATTTGGTCGAGTATTTGGTGGTGGGCTGGAGCGATATATTCTGGATCTGTGCAGTGTCATCCGTGGACTCGGACATATTCCCGAGGTTCATCAACTGTCCTATTTTGAAGCATTCCAGACTCGGACGGAGCAGATTGACGTATTCGGTTATTCGTACGACATGGATAATGTACCGGAAGCCTTTGATCGAATGGCAGCAGCGGCGCGCGGCCCAGTGATCTATGCAAGCTGTCTGTGGCAACCCATCACCTACAAACCAGGCAGTCTTGGTATCTGTCACGGCATTAACTGGGATCGTCCCGGACTGCCACTGGAGACCAAACAACAAGTGGCGGAACATATTCAATTGGCTCTGGATGGACTCGTGCGCATTGTATCCGTGGATTCCCATTTCCAGACCTTTTGCCGGGCTGCGTGCACCTATACCGATCCAAGACAGGTCGTCCTGATTCCGAATGCAGTGGATACGTCCTATTTCATACCTGCCCCGCCAACACGAACCTTCGAGCAGGAACAGGAAGACGAATGGCTTGCCGCATGGAAGACCGATCTGGCGAGTCATGAGGAGAATGCCGGTGCAGTTATATCAGGGATGAAAGCTGTGGAAAGCAAGGGTGGACCGAGTGGTGATGGAGCGTACAATGGGAAGGCTAACGGAGATGGTGGTGGGGATACAGATAGCGATCAAAAACGAGAGGAGAAGGGAGCGGTAGATCTCCATTTGGAGTTATCAAAACTGGAAAAAGCCGAGGTACATGGCGAATCGTACACGGTTGCTCGTAACCACCTGAATTCAACGGATTGGGCTACGGATATTGTAATAGCAGCAGATGCTGAATATCAGGTTAATGGTTCGTCTCAGGGACAGGTTGAACAGAAAACTATGGATGTCCGCTTGACCTCTCCCCGCCCAATTCGCATAATATATCCGCGTCGAATCAGCATGGAACGGGGCATTATTCCAATGATGCTGGCAGCAGATAAACTGCTGGGGGCTTTTCCGGATCTGGAGATTGAATTTGCCGGGGAACTGGTTGAAGGAAGTACGATCGGGAGAGCCTTTCGTTATTGGCATCGTACTCATCCACATGCGGAGCGAATTAACCAGCGCACGTATGATTTCCGGGATATTCGGGAGGCCTACCATCAGGCAGATATCGCCGTAATTCCAACCATATTTTCGGAGGGTACCTCCTATGCCTGTCTGGAAGCGATGAGCTGTGGACTTCCGGTGATTGCCTCCAATGTTGGCGGATTGAATGATCTGATTCAGGATGGTTTTAACGGGCTTTTGGTACCTCCCGGCGAGCAGGAACTAACCGCTGCTCTGGTTCGTCTCGTACAGGATCGGTCCGAGCGAGAACGACTGGGAATCTATGCGCGCGAGACTGCACTGTCCTATGATCTTGCCAGGTGGCGGAGCCGGTGGAGCACGGTGTTGGAATCTTTTTTGGCAGAGACAGGATTAAAGGAGGGAATTCGGGGATGA
- a CDS encoding glycosyltransferase, whose product MIVKDESGSLQRCLNAVRDVVDEIIVVDTGSVDDTPEIARLHGAVVIRAEWNGDFSKARNLSLAVATKPWILVLDADEVWVQTPPMKAELVQLLAASRDDVWGYWIQVTSLLGVSGEERVTDAVCRLFRNDPRIAFQGRIHEEIASSIMALIPQGVLHSELEVIHYGYLEQVITAKNKGARNMQLIRSALNPEGNQPELLYALAAEWFQQAKYDEALRLLQPLLAQLMPDCGYHSDLVLKTAYAWREIGSPERALAVVEAWAPVYEDFPDLLELGAVLELDQGREDMALDWLKLAKTAASTASRYTSVSGAGTYRSLTLEGMAHERAGRWAEAEAAYTAALGVQPGSLPAWQRLLLLAAATGRPHAIAGAATRVCLPPVAWQVLIPAALATHRPEWLLRHAAALAAPLRAQPLAAGLALAQLGEDAAARAALQPWAVHAQHGPEAALALWALGHKQPGGRNARAAARRQAALPAAAHAAEALLQRGARARSSGRAPGPLGGATPGVSAAPAAGDVLAAAQALAGVGAWAAWLRLLQALPPRGALALLAALPPAARCGLLRAPASVREGLLALCGTPAGSQQPHADAVPTPERVTHALLAGMLALLAGRQNLAREWAESAQLTARQSAATGRPATTIPPGLHILLRLTAPGAASAKEYTNQCNMLLVHL is encoded by the coding sequence ATGATCGTGAAGGATGAATCAGGGTCACTCCAGCGGTGCTTGAATGCAGTCAGAGATGTTGTGGATGAGATCATCGTTGTGGACACAGGTTCGGTAGACGATACACCTGAAATTGCGCGTCTTCATGGTGCCGTTGTCATCCGCGCGGAATGGAACGGAGATTTCAGTAAAGCCCGTAATCTGTCGCTGGCCGTTGCTACGAAACCGTGGATTCTGGTGCTTGATGCGGATGAAGTATGGGTACAGACCCCACCGATGAAGGCAGAACTCGTGCAGTTGTTAGCGGCAAGCAGAGACGATGTATGGGGATACTGGATACAGGTCACGAGTCTGCTGGGTGTGTCTGGTGAAGAGCGTGTGACGGATGCGGTATGTCGATTGTTCCGCAATGATCCCCGAATTGCCTTTCAGGGCAGAATTCATGAAGAGATTGCTTCTTCCATCATGGCACTGATTCCGCAAGGCGTGCTTCATTCTGAACTTGAGGTCATTCATTACGGATATCTGGAGCAGGTGATTACCGCCAAAAATAAAGGTGCACGCAACATGCAGTTGATCCGTTCCGCGTTGAATCCGGAGGGGAATCAACCGGAGCTGTTATATGCTCTGGCTGCCGAATGGTTTCAGCAAGCGAAGTATGATGAAGCACTCCGGTTGTTGCAGCCATTATTGGCGCAGCTTATGCCGGATTGTGGATATCACTCGGATCTGGTGCTGAAAACGGCTTATGCCTGGCGAGAGATTGGCAGCCCGGAACGGGCGCTTGCTGTGGTGGAAGCGTGGGCGCCGGTGTATGAGGATTTTCCGGATTTGTTGGAGCTTGGTGCTGTACTTGAACTGGATCAAGGGAGAGAGGACATGGCCTTGGACTGGTTAAAACTGGCTAAAACGGCTGCTTCCACAGCCAGCAGGTATACATCAGTCTCTGGCGCTGGAACCTACCGCAGCCTGACGCTGGAAGGCATGGCACATGAGCGGGCTGGTCGCTGGGCAGAGGCAGAAGCGGCATACACGGCGGCGCTGGGGGTGCAACCCGGCAGCTTGCCTGCATGGCAGCGGCTGTTGTTGCTGGCCGCAGCCACAGGGCGGCCGCATGCCATTGCCGGCGCAGCCACCCGCGTATGCTTGCCGCCTGTGGCATGGCAAGTGCTGATCCCGGCCGCGCTGGCTACGCATCGGCCGGAGTGGCTGCTGCGCCACGCCGCGGCGCTCGCTGCCCCGCTGCGGGCACAGCCGCTAGCCGCCGGGCTTGCGCTGGCCCAGCTGGGCGAGGACGCCGCGGCCCGGGCGGCTTTGCAGCCCTGGGCGGTGCATGCGCAGCACGGGCCAGAGGCGGCCCTGGCGCTGTGGGCGCTGGGCCACAAGCAGCCCGGCGGGCGCAACGCCCGAGCGGCGGCTCGCCGGCAGGCAGCGCTGCCCGCAGCGGCCCACGCCGCCGAGGCGCTGCTGCAGCGCGGGGCCAGGGCTCGCAGCAGCGGCAGGGCGCCTGGCCCGCTCGGCGGCGCAACGCCCGGCGTCTCTGCCGCGCCTGCGGCTGGCGACGTGCTCGCAGCTGCGCAAGCGCTCGCCGGCGTGGGCGCCTGGGCCGCTTGGCTGCGCCTGCTGCAAGCCCTGCCGCCCCGCGGCGCGCTGGCGTTGCTCGCAGCGCTTCCGCCTGCGGCACGCTGCGGGCTGCTGCGCGCACCCGCGAGCGTCCGCGAAGGGCTGCTTGCGCTATGCGGCACGCCTGCCGGCTCGCAGCAGCCCCACGCGGACGCGGTGCCCACCCCGGAGCGCGTCACTCACGCGCTCCTGGCGGGCATGCTCGCGCTGCTCGCTGGGCGGCAGAACCTGGCACGTGAATGGGCTGAATCGGCCCAACTCACTGCGCGGCAATCTGCCGCCACAGGTCGCCCGGCGACGACAATTCCGCCGGGCCTGCACATCCTGCTGCGCCTGACAGCACCCGGCGCAGCCTCTGCCAAAGAGTACACCAACCAGTGCAACATGTTACTGGTACACCTATAA
- a CDS encoding class I SAM-dependent methyltransferase produces MMDTPKAPEFMESRYIRQSDPKTDTLVFPLHPAWWSRPYEYEWARRFARSDDVVLDAACGISHPFKFWLAEHCREVHACDWDERILSEEAIRLDIASDFGELAAQDLPESTFVRLHRAKANLAQLPYESGKFDRVFCISVLEHLDTGTMLRAFREFARVLKPNGQLIATFDVPEMRPDLLETIMAVTGLTIKDKLNVEEPDDAIWSDMYGTPIRCFRAVICKG; encoded by the coding sequence ATGATGGATACGCCCAAGGCACCGGAATTCATGGAATCAAGATACATTAGGCAAAGTGACCCTAAAACGGACACATTGGTCTTCCCCCTGCATCCGGCATGGTGGAGCCGTCCCTACGAATATGAATGGGCCCGGCGGTTTGCACGTTCAGACGATGTGGTCCTTGATGCAGCCTGCGGCATCTCCCATCCGTTCAAATTCTGGCTTGCCGAACACTGCCGCGAGGTTCACGCCTGCGATTGGGATGAACGCATTTTGTCTGAAGAGGCGATAAGACTGGATATTGCTTCTGATTTTGGCGAGCTTGCCGCTCAGGATCTGCCGGAATCCACTTTTGTCCGATTGCACCGTGCAAAGGCTAATCTGGCCCAGCTTCCGTACGAGTCGGGTAAGTTTGATCGGGTGTTCTGTATCTCTGTACTGGAACATCTGGATACGGGCACAATGCTGCGAGCTTTCCGTGAATTCGCCCGGGTGCTGAAGCCGAATGGACAGTTGATCGCTACCTTCGATGTACCCGAGATGCGCCCTGATCTGCTGGAAACGATCATGGCGGTTACCGGACTAACCATTAAGGATAAGCTGAATGTGGAAGAACCGGACGATGCCATCTGGTCTGACATGTACGGCACGCCGATTCGCTGTTTTCGAGCGGTGATATGCAAAGGTTGA
- a CDS encoding glycosyltransferase gives MRAERISLCMIVKDEEELLPRCLASVQGAVDEMIVVDTGSSDRSAEIARQHGAMVVPFEWCDDFAAARNAGLEQASGDWILFLDADEALDRAAREQIRSWTAVSGCDGLFLNIHNYTGTGQQGATVNPVLRLFRNAPGHRFEGRIHEQIAAAICRNNPEAAFHVTDMIIHHYGYQTAIVERKDKVNRNVRLLEQAVEEEPDQPFHHYNLGVEYLRVGEAERALETFGVARLGIDPAVTSYAHLLFKYEVRCLQHLNRWQEALERIDAALELFPEYTDLMHHRGVCADALGDADRAELSLREAVRMGPPPPIYHTEEGIGTYQTWYTLGRLLEGRADLEGAVDAYVEAVRAKSSLLPPLYRIFRIMRVSGQEHQIPELVRERFALSSEEATHKVLGILEQSRCYDAALRLLPGVSSQPNGEMRERLSVAEAMLHIQQGRWNKARLKLEPVQRKKGLLATSSARWLERLEWIEGKEVSGDDPLTLWLKRSSQVGEAVTKNEEIAAQTGRTLGLRATTKKDMDSSMDGTVAGAEYDGWQALGLMMEGCVQSGRWKELHSLIQMCRQQLSGEGLSPEESACVGEKEEGKRSEKDKDMDREKGEDIGSFPGSLDTLVGTSWLVKGLVSAADHHLEFFAQHTDGQRHRCWPVVQHIRLELPGADGFES, from the coding sequence TTGCGAGCGGAACGAATTTCCCTATGCATGATCGTGAAGGATGAGGAAGAGTTACTGCCCCGTTGTCTTGCCAGTGTCCAGGGAGCGGTGGACGAAATGATTGTCGTGGACACCGGTTCGTCGGATCGTAGCGCAGAGATTGCTCGTCAGCATGGCGCGATGGTGGTGCCATTTGAGTGGTGCGATGATTTTGCCGCAGCACGGAATGCTGGCCTGGAGCAGGCTTCCGGCGACTGGATTCTTTTTCTTGATGCGGACGAGGCGCTCGATAGGGCTGCGCGGGAGCAGATCAGAAGCTGGACGGCGGTCAGCGGATGTGACGGATTGTTTTTAAACATTCATAACTATACAGGTACGGGTCAGCAGGGGGCTACGGTGAATCCGGTGTTACGTCTCTTCCGCAATGCTCCGGGTCATCGGTTTGAAGGTCGAATTCATGAGCAGATTGCAGCGGCGATCTGTCGGAATAACCCAGAAGCTGCATTTCATGTAACGGACATGATCATCCATCATTATGGGTATCAGACGGCAATTGTGGAGCGCAAAGATAAGGTGAACCGCAATGTTCGCCTGCTGGAACAGGCAGTGGAGGAAGAACCGGATCAGCCGTTCCATCACTATAATCTGGGGGTCGAGTATCTGCGTGTAGGGGAAGCGGAGCGGGCATTGGAGACGTTTGGTGTGGCTCGGTTGGGGATTGATCCTGCGGTGACCAGTTACGCGCATCTGCTGTTCAAATATGAAGTTCGTTGTCTCCAGCATCTGAATCGCTGGCAGGAGGCATTGGAGCGCATTGATGCTGCGCTTGAACTCTTTCCAGAGTACACGGATCTGATGCACCATCGCGGGGTATGTGCAGACGCATTGGGTGATGCAGATCGGGCCGAACTGTCGCTACGTGAAGCTGTTCGCATGGGGCCACCTCCGCCCATATACCATACGGAAGAAGGTATCGGAACCTATCAGACGTGGTATACGTTAGGGCGATTACTGGAAGGAAGGGCTGATCTGGAGGGTGCAGTGGATGCTTACGTGGAAGCGGTTCGCGCCAAATCCAGTCTGCTGCCGCCACTTTATCGGATATTCCGTATTATGCGAGTTTCTGGTCAGGAACATCAGATTCCAGAGCTGGTGAGGGAGCGTTTTGCACTCAGTTCGGAAGAGGCTACACACAAAGTATTGGGCATTCTGGAGCAATCCCGTTGTTATGATGCGGCTCTGCGATTGTTACCGGGTGTATCGTCACAACCCAACGGAGAGATGAGGGAGCGTTTATCCGTGGCGGAGGCGATGCTCCATATCCAGCAAGGCAGATGGAACAAGGCTCGCCTGAAACTGGAACCTGTACAACGCAAAAAAGGGTTGCTCGCAACCTCATCTGCCCGATGGCTCGAACGTTTGGAGTGGATCGAGGGGAAGGAAGTTAGCGGAGATGACCCATTGACGTTATGGTTGAAGCGTAGTTCGCAGGTGGGTGAAGCAGTAACTAAGAATGAAGAAATTGCTGCACAGACAGGGCGAACGTTGGGTCTGAGAGCGACAACAAAGAAGGACATGGACTCCAGCATGGACGGAACGGTTGCAGGAGCAGAGTATGATGGCTGGCAGGCCCTGGGTCTGATGATGGAAGGGTGTGTACAGTCAGGGAGATGGAAAGAGCTGCATAGCCTGATTCAGATGTGTCGACAGCAATTGTCTGGAGAAGGGTTATCGCCAGAAGAGAGCGCTTGTGTAGGAGAGAAAGAGGAAGGGAAGAGGAGCGAGAAGGATAAGGATATGGATAGGGAAAAAGGAGAAGATATAGGGTCATTCCCTGGATCTTTGGATACGCTGGTGGGAACCAGCTGGTTGGTAAAAGGATTGGTCAGTGCTGCGGATCATCATCTGGAGTTTTTCGCTCAGCATACAGATGGACAGCGGCATCGTTGTTGGCCTGTCGTTCAGCATATTCGTCTGGAGTTACCGGGAGCGGACGGGTTTGAGAGCTGA